In Nitratiruptor sp. YY09-18, a single window of DNA contains:
- the hypB gene encoding hydrogenase nickel incorporation protein HypB — MCKDCGCSITEHHHHHDHKHELHANPQLNDTKTIEVITKILDKNDHEAAHNRAHFDRADVLAINLMSSPGSGKTSLLEKLAEIDRFKFAVIEGDLETNRDADRIRAKGIQAYQITTGSACHLDAFMVHDGLHHIDLSDIDVCFIENVGNLVCPASYDVGAHLNIVLVSVPEGDDKIEKYPVMFRQADLVLITKTDLLPYFDFDVQKAKETARRLKPNVDILEVSTKDEESIKRVAQWIMFKKEMR; from the coding sequence ATGTGCAAAGATTGCGGATGTAGTATAACTGAACACCATCACCATCATGATCACAAACATGAGCTTCATGCAAATCCCCAGCTAAATGACACAAAAACGATTGAAGTAATTACAAAAATCTTGGATAAAAATGATCATGAAGCTGCACACAACAGGGCTCATTTTGATAGAGCCGATGTTTTGGCAATCAATCTCATGAGCAGTCCAGGAAGCGGCAAGACTTCTCTTCTAGAGAAGTTGGCTGAAATAGATAGATTTAAATTTGCAGTGATTGAAGGAGATTTGGAAACAAACAGGGATGCAGATCGCATCAGAGCAAAAGGAATTCAGGCTTACCAAATCACTACGGGAAGTGCATGTCATCTGGATGCTTTCATGGTGCATGATGGATTACATCATATAGATTTAAGTGATATTGATGTCTGCTTTATCGAAAATGTTGGCAATTTGGTTTGTCCTGCAAGCTATGATGTAGGGGCACATCTCAATATCGTTTTAGTCAGTGTTCCCGAAGGAGATGACAAGATAGAAAAGTATCCGGTGATGTTTCGACAAGCAGATCTTGTACTCATTACAAAAACAGATCTTTTGCCATACTTTGATTTTGACGTGCAGAAAGCCAAAGAGACAGCAAGGAGACTCAAACCAAATGTTGATATTTTAGAAGTCTCTACAAAAGATGAAGAGTCTATCAAAAGAGTGGCTCAGTGGATTATGTTTAAAAAGGAGATGCGCTGA
- a CDS encoding NAD(P)/FAD-dependent oxidoreductase, whose product MKKVVVIGGGYGGIKALEEFARNDQNIEVTLIDQHTYHYLQTESYDLVASKIPIQESFIYLPTLIASFGENFHFIHDEAIVIKENQVVCKEGTYPFDYCVIATGSVTKFLQGFEKKGKHSLGVKSLRAALHIKQYFEEELFARLEPKRAQRSFRVIVIGGGLSGVEIAAEMRCYFNQYVKENALSCGNIEIQLLSKHILKGLDQKTRDKAVKRLRQLDVSLVPQYVNEITEQKAILSSGETIDFDFAIFAGGIEPSPFIRNLEYTKDARGFLVVDEYLRVEKNIFAVGDVAVLKDKEGNIIPPTAQSAEQSGVIAAKNILQAISNQPLQRADIRLRGLAIALGGTYAIIVTPFGFQIRGILGWIGKKAIEKWYKWPLKFKAKQGFQKLTACKEKIKKLR is encoded by the coding sequence ATGAAAAAAGTGGTTGTCATAGGCGGTGGATATGGAGGGATAAAGGCTTTGGAGGAGTTTGCAAGAAATGATCAAAATATTGAAGTAACACTTATTGATCAACATACCTATCACTATCTTCAAACGGAGAGTTACGATCTCGTTGCTTCGAAAATCCCAATTCAAGAGAGTTTTATCTATTTGCCAACACTGATTGCTAGTTTTGGCGAAAATTTTCATTTTATCCATGATGAAGCGATTGTTATCAAGGAAAATCAAGTTGTATGCAAAGAGGGAACCTATCCTTTTGATTATTGCGTTATTGCAACTGGTAGCGTGACAAAATTTTTACAAGGATTTGAGAAAAAAGGAAAACACTCTTTGGGTGTCAAAAGTCTGCGTGCGGCTCTTCATATAAAACAGTATTTTGAAGAGGAGCTCTTTGCAAGACTTGAACCAAAAAGAGCGCAAAGAAGTTTTCGAGTCATTGTCATTGGTGGGGGTTTGAGTGGAGTAGAGATAGCAGCCGAAATGCGATGCTATTTCAACCAATATGTAAAAGAAAATGCCCTAAGTTGTGGAAATATCGAAATCCAACTTCTATCAAAACATATTTTAAAAGGACTTGATCAGAAAACACGCGATAAGGCTGTAAAAAGGTTGCGTCAATTAGATGTTTCTTTAGTGCCTCAATATGTCAATGAAATTACAGAACAAAAGGCGATACTCAGTAGTGGAGAAACGATAGATTTTGATTTTGCCATATTTGCCGGGGGAATTGAGCCCTCACCTTTTATTCGAAATCTTGAATATACAAAAGATGCGAGAGGATTTTTGGTCGTTGATGAGTATTTGCGAGTAGAAAAAAATATCTTTGCTGTAGGTGATGTAGCAGTTTTAAAAGATAAAGAAGGAAATATTATTCCTCCCACAGCACAAAGTGCTGAGCAAAGTGGAGTAATTGCCGCTAAAAATATCCTTCAGGCCATTTCCAACCAACCTTTGCAAAGAGCAGATATCAGACTGCGGGGACTAGCCATTGCTCTAGGTGGTACATATGCCATAATCGTAACTCCTTTTGGTTTTCAAATCAGGGGGATTCTGGGTTGGATTGGCAAAAAAGCGATAGAAAAATGGTATAAATGGCCTCTCAAATTTAAAGCAAAGCAAGGATTCCAAAAATTAACGGCATGTAAGGAGAAAATAAAAAAACTGCGCTGA